Genomic DNA from Anaerolineales bacterium:
TCGATCGTCTCGGACTCCAAGGCTGACCAGATTGATCCAAGGCTTGGATCCTTCCATTGCCCTGGGGCGGCTCGGATTCTCTCCAGGCTGGCGTGCAGCTCCGGCATCTGGTGCTCGATCTCACCCAGGATCCGCCGCGCCTTCCACACGAACATGCCGGAATTCCAGTAGTAGTCCCCGCTCTCCAGGTAGGCTGCGGCCACCGCCGGATCCGGCTTCTCGCGGAAGCCAAGGACGCGGTAGGCACCGGAGCTGCCCAGGGGCTCCCCACGATGGATGTAGCCATACCCGGTTGCGGGATACTCCGGCGGAATCCCGAAGGTGACCAGTTCATCCCGAGAGGCGAGCTCCGTCGCTTCTCCCAACAGGGTCCGGAAGCGATCGGGGTCACTGATGAAGTGATCGGACGGCAGGCACGCCATTACACTCTCGCTGGCACGCTGCCTACAAACCAGCGCTGCCAGCCCGATGGCCGACGCCGTCCCACGGGCCTCGGGCTCGATTACAAAGGCCTCGGCAGGCAAGTCCGGCGCCTGCCGCCGCAGGATCTCCACTTGCGAATCTGCCGTGACGACCAGAATATTCTCGAGCGGAAGCAGTGGACGCACACGCGCGACCGTCATCTCAAACAATGTTTGCTTCCCGAGAAAGCGAAGTGCCTGCTTCGGGTTGTCTCGGCGCGAAACCGGCCACAGCCGGGTCCCGCCTCCGCCTGCCAGGATGACCGCGAAGATCACGTCCGCCATCACTCCACCCGATAATCCATGTGTGATTCGCGGGCCAGAACGTAGCGCATCCCGCCCAGCGAACGCACCCTGCCCCGCAGCTCAAGCAGGGTCAGGCAGGAGGCGACAACACTCGCCGGCAGTTCGCACGACCGGCTGATCTCATCGACATGCGTCGGCTCACCGGACAACGCTTTCAGGACCCTGCGTTCTCCCTCCGAGGCAGGCGCCGGCTCACCCCCTGTCTCGGTGACGATCAACTCCAGGTTCAACGCTTCCAGGACATCGGTCGGCGAGAGCAGCAGACGGGCGCCGCTGGCGATCAGGCGATTCGCTCCGCCGCTGGTCCGACTGTAGATGTTGCCGGGTGCCGCGAAGACCTCCCGCCCTTGCTCCGCCGCGAAACCGGCGGTGATCAGCGCCCCGCTGCTACTTCCCGCCTCCGCCACGACCACAGCCAGGCTCAATCCCGAGATCAGCCGGTTCCTTGCAGGGAAGTTGGCGGGTTCTGGGGATCGCCCCAGCGGGTACTCGGTGAGGAGCGCCCCGCGTTCGGCGACGGCTTCCGCCAGGCGTCGATGCTCCGGTGGGTAGATGCAGTCCATACCGGATCCCAGCACAGCAATCGTCCGACCTCCACTCTGCAAAGCGGTCTCATGGGCGATCCCATCGATGCCCCGAGCCAGCCCCGAAACCACTGTCACTCCCCCGGCGACAAGCGCTGACACCACATCCCGTGTCACCTGCTGCCCATAGGCGCTCGGCCGGCGCGTTCCCACGACGGCCACGGCCAGATCATCCTGCTCGCGCAGCCCGCCTCGCAAGTACAGCACAGGAGGTGGCGCATCGATCTCAGCCAACCGTCGCGGATAGTCGACGTCCTCCCAGGTGACCGCCCGCAGGCCTCGCGCTTCCAACCGAGCCATCTCCTCATCGAGGTCTATCCGGGCACGCGCCTCGAGGATCGACTGCACCAGAGACGGGCCGAGCCCCGCTGAGGCCAGTGCGGCTTCGCTGGCCGTCCAGGCCGACTGCATGTCGCCAAAGGCTGCCAGCAGCATGCGCAGCCGGACGGAGCCGATTCCCCTGGCATAGCTGAAACCGATATAGTAGCGTGCGTCCCCCATTCGCCACCTGCACCGAGGCAACTTGGAGAGAATACCATGCGGATTTTGGGCGTGTCAAGCCGGCGGGTTGCGCCAGGCTAGCGCGGCTGCGGCCAAATTGGGGCCGCGGGATAGCGCCCTGCGGGCACCGCCGGGGATGCGCCTCGGCTCGAAACCGATCTCACACCCTGCTCCAGGCGGCCTCAATCCTGCTGTCCGTCCCTATCCTGCAGCGCCGAGAGCATGAACCGGGTAGTCGGTTCCGCAGGGAACGGCCAGGCGGCCTCGACCCGAACCCCCGCATGCATCAGGCGCACTGGCTCGATCGAGCGCGGCACGTCGATTTCGGCATGGTCACCCCCGCGCATCAACATCAGATCGAGGGCAACCACCCGCGCAGCGCCGGCCGCGATCGCGGCTTGGGCGGCTCGTTCGATGTCAGGATCACAGAACTCGTTGAAGCCCACCTAGACCGGCCGCCCGGCAAGCTCATGCATCGCCTGTGCCAGTTGTTGTGAAGCCGCGAAGAAGCGGTCATTGGCCGGAGTGCGCGGCCAGGCGCGCAGTCGGCCTTCGAGGTGGCGCAGCCCTAACCGTGTCTGCACCGGCATCTCGGCTTCGCGGTCTCCGCCATCGAGGGCAGCTGGAACAGCTCCTTCAACTCAGCCCGTGGAAGCTGGCGGGGCGGAACCCCATGCCTCGCCGGACCATCAGCCAGGGCCTCTCCTCTCAGCATGCGATTGCCTTCAAGAGGTGCGCGGGATCTGGCTGCAGCCAACCCCTAGAGGTCTTTGCCCCGCCCGGGCGCGTCCCGCGTACACAAGAACAGAGCGCCCGGGGACTCCGGACGCTGTGGCGGGGATGACGGGATTCGAACCCGCGGTCTCTGCCTTGACAGGGCAGCGTGTTAGGCCGCTACACCACACCCCCAACGGGCCGCATCTTACCACGAGCCTAGAACCAGCGTCAAGCAATCCCTATCCGCCCAAGACGACACCCAGGGCCTCGAGGGCGGCCTCCACACTCCCATCGTCGATCCCGTAGTGCAGCACCAGCCTCACCCGTCGCGGACCGACGGGGTGAATCAACACGCCCCGAGAGCGCAGCTGGTCTTGCAGGCCGGCGGCGTCCACGACCGCGGTCTGCGCCAGCCGGAAGTAGACCATGTTGGAGGCCGGCTCCGGCGTTTCGACCTCGACCCCGGGGATCTGAGCCAACCCCTGTGCCAGTCTGCGCGCTCGTTGGTGGTCCTCTGCCAGCCGCCCGACCATGCTGTCGAGGGCAACGATCCCGGCCGCGGCCAGAATGCCGGCCTGGCGCATGCCGCCACCGAGCTGCTTGCGGGCCTTGCGGGCACGCCCGATGAAGAGCGCGGTTCCACACAGCAGCGAACCGACCGGCGCGCACAGCCCCTTAGAAAGACAGAAGGCAACGCTGTCCGCCATGCCAACCAGCCTGCTGGCCGGCACGCCGAGGGCAGAGGCGGCGTTGAAGATGCGGGCGCCGTCGATGTGGAGGCGCAATCCATGCCGCTGCACCAGGTCGCCAACGCCTCGGATGTAGTCGACACCCAGAACGGCGCCGCCGCAGCGGTTGTGGGTGTTTTCCAAACAGACCAGGCGTGTGGTGGGGAAATGGACGTCGTCCGGGCGGATCGCGTCCTCGATCGCCTGAAGGTCGAGCGTGCCATCGGCAGCCGTCGTGAGCGCCCGCGGGTGAACTCCGCCAAGCGCGGCCGCGCCCCCGGCCTCGTACAGATAGGTGTGGGCCAGGTCCCCCAGGATCATCTCGTCGCCTCGCTGGCAGTGTGTCAGGACTGCGGCCAGGTTGGCCATCGTCCCCGACGGCACGAACACGGCCGCCTCCATGCCCATGCGCTCCGCCGCCATCGCTTCCAGGCGGGCGACGGTGGGGTCCTCCCCGTAGACATCGTCCCCGACCTCGGCTTCGGCCATCGCCCGCCGCATTTCCGGCGTCGGCTGGGTGACGGTGTCTGAGCGCAAGTCGATCATCATCCTGACCCCTCCTGGCTTTCGAGCGCAAGGTCTGCGATGATGCCGGTCTGAAGCAGCTCGAGCGCTTCCCGGAAGTCCGCCGGGAGGGCGGCCTCGAACACACTCAGCTCCGAGGCTCCGGGCAATCGAATCCCCAGACGCCAAGCATGAAGCATCTGTCGTCGAAGCCAGTCCGGCTGATGGCGTGAGCCATATACGCGATCCCCGGCGACAGGCATCCCGAGGTAGGCGAGATGGACCCGAATTTGGTGCGTGCGGCCGGTCTGCGGTGTGACGGCAAGCAGCGCATATTCACCGAGTCTGCGCAGCACATGGAAGCGCGTCAGGGATGACCGTCCCTTGTGTTCAGCCACAACCGCCATCCTTTTGCGCTCCCTGGGATCCCTGCCGATGGCAGCATCCACCAGGCCTTCTTCAGTCGGCGGATTCCCGTGAATCAGGGCCAAGTAGGTTTTCGTGACGGCCTGGGACTTGAACTGCCGCTGCAAGTCCGCCATCGCTCTGTCGTTCTTGGCGAACACCACCAGACCCGAGGTGTCTTTGTCCAGCCGATGGACAACCCCCGGCCGACGCTCGCCTCCCACGCCGACGAGATCGGGGACGTGATTCAACACGGCTTGAACGAGGGTATCGGCTTCGTGGCCGGCCGAAGGGTGCACCACGACTCCCGCCGCCTTGTCGGCGATCAAGATATTGTCATCTTCGAACACAATGTGCAGGGGAATCTGACTGGGCTCGAGCATTGCCGGGCGCGCCGGGGGAATCACAGCCGAGATCCGTTCGCCGCCGACAAGCCGCAGCCCGGGCTTGTCGACGATGCGCCCGTCTACGGTGACAGTTCCTTCGCGGATCAATTGCTGCCAGCGCGAGCGAGAAACCTCCGGCCACTGGCGATTGAGGCACGAATCCAATCGGCCTGGCGTGGCGAACCCCTCCAGCGCCGGAGGCCCTTCATCCAGGGGTGTCATCTTCTTGAGGCAAGGGTATTCCTGCGGGAAGCGCCTCTGGGGGTAAGGCCTTCCGCTTGCGCTCCTCCACCCACAGTGCAGCAACGAGCAGGGCGACCCCGATGCTGATGCAGGCATCGGCGACATTGAACACCGGAAAGGACCCAACCGAGGCGAAGTCGGTGACGGTCCCCTGCGAGATCCTGTCGACGAGATTGCCGATAGCGCCCCCAAATTGAAGCACCAACGCAACGCGAACCAAGCGTTGTTCCGGCGGCACCTGTGGGAAGTAGTACAGGATCGCCACGACCACCAACACCGAAACCACGGCGATCACGCTGCCAGCCGCGGGGAAGATCCCGAAGGCGGCTCCCGTGTTGTTCCAGTGCACAATCCGCGCGTACGGCCCCAGCCAGTCCCACGGAACCCAGACCTCCCCATACGCCAGCGACGATCGGACAAGGTACTTGGACCATTGGTCCAGGGCGACGACCAATCCGGCCCCGCCGATCAGGACCAGGTCACTCTTCAAGCGCGCCAAACGCTTCCTCCCTCGAACCCTTCTGGGACGGATTCTACCCTCGAACTGCCGCCTCTCACCCCAATCCAATCATCCCGGGCGGATGCCCACCTGAAGCGACTCGCCATCAAAGCTGAAGGATTCGACGCGGATTCCGCTCGGTGCCGCGACGGCCTGCACGCCGTTCGCCAGCGTTTCCTCGCGCACGAAGACTTCGTGCAGCTGGATCGCGGTTGCGAGTCGCGCGCTGGCGGAATACTCCACCAGGATGCGGTCATCCACCTGCAGATCAGCCTGCTTGCGCAGATCCTGGACGCGGCGGACGA
This window encodes:
- a CDS encoding sugar phosphate nucleotidyltransferase, which encodes MADVIFAVILAGGGGTRLWPVSRRDNPKQALRFLGKQTLFEMTVARVRPLLPLENILVVTADSQVEILRRQAPDLPAEAFVIEPEARGTASAIGLAALVCRQRASESVMACLPSDHFISDPDRFRTLLGEATELASRDELVTFGIPPEYPATGYGYIHRGEPLGSSGAYRVLGFREKPDPAVAAAYLESGDYYWNSGMFVWKARRILGEIEHQMPELHASLERIRAAPGQWKDPSLGSIWSALESETIDYGIMEKAEQVAVLPADGLGWKDIGSWDRLHEVVQADPDGNLDLAVSALLQDCRGTLVYQAEESHRLVAVLGARDLVIVDTPDVVLIVPAAMSERVRELVRELERRGLRQYL
- the dprA gene encoding DNA-processing protein DprA, coding for MGDARYYIGFSYARGIGSVRLRMLLAAFGDMQSAWTASEAALASAGLGPSLVQSILEARARIDLDEEMARLEARGLRAVTWEDVDYPRRLAEIDAPPPVLYLRGGLREQDDLAVAVVGTRRPSAYGQQVTRDVVSALVAGGVTVVSGLARGIDGIAHETALQSGGRTIAVLGSGMDCIYPPEHRRLAEAVAERGALLTEYPLGRSPEPANFPARNRLISGLSLAVVVAEAGSSSGALITAGFAAEQGREVFAAPGNIYSRTSGGANRLIASGARLLLSPTDVLEALNLELIVTETGGEPAPASEGERRVLKALSGEPTHVDEISRSCELPASVVASCLTLLELRGRVRSLGGMRYVLARESHMDYRVE
- the ltaE gene encoding low-specificity L-threonine aldolase, coding for MMIDLRSDTVTQPTPEMRRAMAEAEVGDDVYGEDPTVARLEAMAAERMGMEAAVFVPSGTMANLAAVLTHCQRGDEMILGDLAHTYLYEAGGAAALGGVHPRALTTAADGTLDLQAIEDAIRPDDVHFPTTRLVCLENTHNRCGGAVLGVDYIRGVGDLVQRHGLRLHIDGARIFNAASALGVPASRLVGMADSVAFCLSKGLCAPVGSLLCGTALFIGRARKARKQLGGGMRQAGILAAAGIVALDSMVGRLAEDHQRARRLAQGLAQIPGVEVETPEPASNMVYFRLAQTAVVDAAGLQDQLRSRGVLIHPVGPRRVRLVLHYGIDDGSVEAALEALGVVLGG
- a CDS encoding RluA family pseudouridine synthase codes for the protein MTPLDEGPPALEGFATPGRLDSCLNRQWPEVSRSRWQQLIREGTVTVDGRIVDKPGLRLVGGERISAVIPPARPAMLEPSQIPLHIVFEDDNILIADKAAGVVVHPSAGHEADTLVQAVLNHVPDLVGVGGERRPGVVHRLDKDTSGLVVFAKNDRAMADLQRQFKSQAVTKTYLALIHGNPPTEEGLVDAAIGRDPRERKRMAVVAEHKGRSSLTRFHVLRRLGEYALLAVTPQTGRTHQIRVHLAYLGMPVAGDRVYGSRHQPDWLRRQMLHAWRLGIRLPGASELSVFEAALPADFREALELLQTGIIADLALESQEGSG
- the lspA gene encoding signal peptidase II, which translates into the protein MARLKSDLVLIGGAGLVVALDQWSKYLVRSSLAYGEVWVPWDWLGPYARIVHWNNTGAAFGIFPAAGSVIAVVSVLVVVAILYYFPQVPPEQRLVRVALVLQFGGAIGNLVDRISQGTVTDFASVGSFPVFNVADACISIGVALLVAALWVEERKRKALPPEALPAGIPLPQEDDTPG